One window from the genome of Glycine soja cultivar W05 chromosome 12, ASM419377v2, whole genome shotgun sequence encodes:
- the LOC114380423 gene encoding thaumatin-like protein 1b isoform X1, with amino-acid sequence MGRLLLFLIIPSLVALSFLSEVQSASFKIVNKCRHTIWPGLLSGATSPPLPTTGFTLESGKSRTIKIPKSWSGRIWARTLCGQDSDGKFSCATADCGSGKVECVGGAKPPATLAEFTLNGADGLDFYDVSLVDGYNLPMLIVAKDGIRGGCSATGCLVDLNGGCPAELRVARSNGSRGSVACRSACEAFGDPRFCCSEAYSTPDTCGPSPYSLFFKHACPRAYSYAYDDKTSTYTCANANYLIIFCPFPYTSQKLLGARKDGAQLPLVNKTMMYLSRLQSGGSSPSGLIQTQSIIAYVASVFLVPFFLFCPL; translated from the exons ATGGGTcgccttcttctctttctcattATTCCCAGCCTTGTCGCATTGTCTTTCCTCTCAG AGGTACAATCAGCGTCGTTCAAGATTGTGAACAAGTGCCGCCACACGATATGGCCGGGATTACTCTCCGGTGCCACCTCGCCGCCGCTTCCCACCACCGGATTCACCCTCGAGAGCGGCAAATCGAGGACCATAAAAATTCCAAAGTCTTGGTCGGGTCGGATATGGGCACGGACACTCTGCGGTCAAGACTCTGACGGAAAGTTCTCCTGCGCCACCGCCGATTGCGGCTCCGGGAAAGTAGAGTGCGTCGGCGGAGCCAAACCGCCGGCGACATTGGCGGAGTTCACTCTCAACGGCGCCGACGGTTTGGACTTCTACGACGTGAGTTTGGTCGACGGTTACAACCTTCCGATGCTGATCGTCGCCAAGGACGGCATCAGGGGAGGGTGCAGCGCCACCGGTTGCCTCGTCGACCTCAACGGCGGGTGTCCAGCGGAGCTGAGGGTGGCGCGATCAAACGGCAGCCGCGGGAGCGTGGCGTGCCGGAGCGCGTGCGAGGCCTTCGGGGATCCTCGTTTTTGCTGCAGTGAAGCGTACTCGACGCCTGACACGTGTGGCCCTTCTCCTTATTCACTGTTCTTCAAGCACGCTTGTCCACGCGCGTATAGCTACGCGTATGATGACAAGACCAGCACCTACACATGTGCCAACGCTAACTATTTGATCATTTTCTGCCCCTTCCCCTATACCAG CCAAAAACTGTTGGGAGCACGAAAAGATGGGGCACAGCTTCCTCTGGTAAATAAAACTATGATGTACTTATCAAGGCTACAATCAGGTGGTTCCTCACCATCAGGTCTGATTCAAACGCAGAGTATAATAGCTTATGTTGCCTCTGTTTTTTTGGTGCCTTTCTTCCTGTTCTGCCCTCTTTAG
- the LOC114380423 gene encoding thaumatin-like protein 1b isoform X2, whose protein sequence is MGRLLLFLIIPSLVALSFLSEVQSASFKIVNKCRHTIWPGLLSGATSPPLPTTGFTLESGKSRTIKIPKSWSGRIWARTLCGQDSDGKFSCATADCGSGKVECVGGAKPPATLAEFTLNGADGLDFYDVSLVDGYNLPMLIVAKDGIRGGCSATGCLVDLNGGCPAELRVARSNGSRGSVACRSACEAFGDPRFCCSEAYSTPDTCGPSPYSLFFKHACPRAYSYAYDDKTSTYTCANANYLIIFCPFPYTSQKLLGARKDGAQLPLVNKTMMYLSRLQSGGSSPSG, encoded by the exons ATGGGTcgccttcttctctttctcattATTCCCAGCCTTGTCGCATTGTCTTTCCTCTCAG AGGTACAATCAGCGTCGTTCAAGATTGTGAACAAGTGCCGCCACACGATATGGCCGGGATTACTCTCCGGTGCCACCTCGCCGCCGCTTCCCACCACCGGATTCACCCTCGAGAGCGGCAAATCGAGGACCATAAAAATTCCAAAGTCTTGGTCGGGTCGGATATGGGCACGGACACTCTGCGGTCAAGACTCTGACGGAAAGTTCTCCTGCGCCACCGCCGATTGCGGCTCCGGGAAAGTAGAGTGCGTCGGCGGAGCCAAACCGCCGGCGACATTGGCGGAGTTCACTCTCAACGGCGCCGACGGTTTGGACTTCTACGACGTGAGTTTGGTCGACGGTTACAACCTTCCGATGCTGATCGTCGCCAAGGACGGCATCAGGGGAGGGTGCAGCGCCACCGGTTGCCTCGTCGACCTCAACGGCGGGTGTCCAGCGGAGCTGAGGGTGGCGCGATCAAACGGCAGCCGCGGGAGCGTGGCGTGCCGGAGCGCGTGCGAGGCCTTCGGGGATCCTCGTTTTTGCTGCAGTGAAGCGTACTCGACGCCTGACACGTGTGGCCCTTCTCCTTATTCACTGTTCTTCAAGCACGCTTGTCCACGCGCGTATAGCTACGCGTATGATGACAAGACCAGCACCTACACATGTGCCAACGCTAACTATTTGATCATTTTCTGCCCCTTCCCCTATACCAG CCAAAAACTGTTGGGAGCACGAAAAGATGGGGCACAGCTTCCTCTGGTAAATAAAACTATGATGTACTTATCAAGGCTACAATCAGGTGGTTCCTCACCATCAG GGTAG
- the LOC114380150 gene encoding thaumatin-like protein 1, translating to MGLLASSCFILIALLLLTPKGVMGATFTFFNKCDYTVWPGILANAGSPPLDSTGFELPKDTSRAFQAPTGWSGRFWGRTGCTFDGSGAGSCLTGDCGSGQVECNGAGAAPPATLAEFTLGTGGQDFYDVSLVDGYNLPMIVEGTGGSGLCASTGCTSDLNQQCPAELRASEGSACKSACEAFGSPEYCCSGAYGSPATCRPSIYSEMFKAACPRSYSYAYDDATSTFTCSGADYTVTFCPSSPSQKSSRDTTTNPMTSTTTSPGSGTVTGTGTGTGSEGAVVYTGADNGVAYNTVTDSGSSSGSGGETMLADGSYLAGLAMGDSPKRTVSIAFVYSASFLLILFLL from the exons ATGGGTCTCTTAGCATCCTCATGCTTCATTCTCATTGCTCTCCTACTCCTCACTCCCAAAG GTGTTATGGGTGCCACCTTCACATTCTTTAACAAATGCGACTACACAGTGTGGCCTGGGATTCTCGCAAATGCCGGTAGCCCACCACTCGACAGCACCGGTTTTGAGCTCCCCAAGGACACTTCTCGCGCCTTCCAAGCTCCCACCGGCTGGTCCGGTCGTTTCTGGGGCCGAACCGGTTGCACCTTCGACGGATCCGGCGCCGGCTCATGCCTCACCGGCGACTGCGGCTCCGGCCAAGTCGAATGCAACGGCGCCGGAGCCGCCCCGCCGGCAACCCTGGCGGAGTTCACGCTCGGCACCGGAGGTCAAGACTTCTACGACGTGAGCCTCGTTGATGGCTACAATCTTCCCATGATCGTGGAAGGCACTGGTGGGTCGGGTCTTTGCGCCTCCACGGGTTGTACCTCGGATCTGAACCAGCAATGTCCTGCGGAGCTGAGAGCCTCGGAGGGAAGCGCGTGCAAGAGCGCGTGTGAGGCTTTTGGTAGCCCTGAGTACTGCTGCAGCGGCGCGTATGGCTCACCCGCCACTTGCAGGCCGTCCATTTACTCGGAGATGTTCAAGGCTGCTTGCCCTAGGTCTTATAGCTACGCATACGATGATGCTACGAGTACGTTTACGTGTTCCGGCGCCGATTATACCGTTACCTTCTGTCCATCCTCTCCAAG TCAGAAATCTTCACGAGATACCACTACCAACCCCATGacctcaacaacaacatcacCAGGGTCAGGGACAGTGACAGGAACCGGAACCGGAACAGGATCCGAAGGGGCAGTGGTATACACGGGTGCGGACAACGGCGTTGCGTATAATACAGTTACGGATTCCGGGTCAAGTTCAGGATCCGGAGGAGAAACAATGCTCGCAGATGGGTCATATTTAGCTGGTTTAGCCATGGGAGACTCCCCTAAAAGAACAGTTTCCATCGCGTTTGTTTACTCTGCTAGCTTTTTGCTTATTCTCTTCCTGCTTTAG